A genomic stretch from Haloarchaeobius amylolyticus includes:
- a CDS encoding CopD family protein — MVAILDLVMRTLHSVTAALWAGSVLFLTLGLLPSALDGALNANPMESIVGRFRWVTRASSVVLFVTGGHLAGTLYTIGDSGGVSLFGSARGHLVLAMLALWLVLTGLCEVGASKLADGFSEKKVRAPAADAKPFLYGASLAAVALLVVAVLIVYGGGTVY, encoded by the coding sequence ATGGTCGCCATCCTCGACCTCGTGATGCGGACGTTGCACAGCGTGACCGCCGCCCTGTGGGCCGGGAGCGTGCTCTTTCTCACCCTCGGGCTCCTCCCCTCGGCGCTAGACGGCGCACTGAACGCGAACCCGATGGAGTCGATCGTCGGCCGGTTCCGCTGGGTCACCCGCGCCTCCTCGGTGGTCCTCTTCGTCACCGGTGGCCACCTCGCCGGCACCCTCTACACCATCGGCGACAGTGGCGGCGTCTCCCTGTTCGGGAGCGCCCGGGGCCACCTCGTGCTGGCGATGCTCGCGCTCTGGCTGGTCCTCACCGGCCTCTGCGAGGTCGGCGCGAGCAAGCTCGCCGACGGCTTCTCCGAGAAGAAGGTGCGGGCGCCGGCCGCGGACGCGAAACCGTTCCTCTACGGCGCCAGCCTCGCCGCGGTCGCGCTGCTGGTCGTCGCGGTCCTCATCGTCTACGGCGGCGGCACGGTCTACTGA
- a CDS encoding class I SAM-dependent methyltransferase, with translation MSHWTEELFVEHPEVFAVTMRQRVDDAPEQVEQVLGLARDHGVEPATALDVACGIGRHAVELAGSGVTVRGVDISPAYVETARDRAAEAGVADRATFEVGDMRDLDAVDGEYDLVTNMWTAFGYFDEATNEAVAAGLHGTVADDGVLVMELANKEATMANFRSSFAARDDGVLSVEEGEYTPATGRMETTLTLFEERDDGYDHVGEVSWDLRLYAPAELRRLLERAGFSAVHLYGGLDGSELERESHRLVVVAEP, from the coding sequence ATGAGCCACTGGACCGAGGAACTGTTCGTCGAGCACCCGGAGGTGTTCGCGGTGACGATGCGACAGCGCGTCGACGACGCCCCGGAGCAGGTCGAGCAGGTGCTCGGCCTCGCCCGCGACCACGGCGTCGAGCCCGCGACCGCCCTCGACGTGGCCTGCGGCATCGGCCGGCACGCGGTCGAACTCGCCGGGTCGGGGGTGACGGTCCGGGGCGTCGACATCTCGCCGGCGTACGTCGAGACCGCCCGGGACCGGGCCGCCGAGGCGGGCGTGGCCGACCGCGCGACCTTCGAGGTGGGCGACATGCGCGACCTCGATGCGGTCGACGGCGAGTACGACCTCGTCACCAACATGTGGACCGCCTTCGGCTACTTCGACGAGGCGACGAACGAGGCGGTCGCGGCCGGCCTGCACGGGACGGTCGCCGACGACGGCGTGCTGGTGATGGAGCTGGCGAACAAGGAGGCGACGATGGCGAACTTCCGGTCCTCGTTCGCGGCCCGGGACGATGGCGTCCTCAGCGTCGAGGAGGGCGAGTACACCCCGGCGACGGGCCGGATGGAGACGACGCTGACGCTGTTCGAGGAGCGCGACGACGGCTACGACCACGTCGGCGAGGTGTCGTGGGACCTGCGGCTGTACGCCCCGGCGGAGCTGCGCCGGCTGCTCGAACGCGCCGGGTTCTCGGCCGTCCACCTGTACGGGGGGCTCGACGGGAGCGAGCTGGAACGCGAGAGCCACCGGCTGGTGGTCGTCGCAGAACCCTGA
- a CDS encoding heavy-metal-associated domain-containing protein yields MSQTLTVEGMSCGHCEQTVEDALLDVAGVEDATADNEANSVTVTGSADVDDLVAAVEDAGYDASA; encoded by the coding sequence ATGAGCCAGACACTGACGGTCGAAGGCATGAGCTGTGGGCACTGCGAACAGACGGTCGAGGACGCCCTGCTGGACGTCGCGGGCGTCGAGGACGCGACGGCCGACAACGAGGCGAACTCGGTGACCGTGACGGGGAGCGCCGACGTCGACGACCTCGTCGCGGCCGTCGAGGACGCCGGCTACGACGCCTCGGCCTGA
- a CDS encoding AsnC family transcriptional regulator, whose protein sequence is MRDLDDTDMEILRALADDARRSFADIGEQVGLSGPAVSDRVKRLQEVGVVRGFTVDVDRSQLREGTPVLVRLELDAGMADAVKADLREAEAVEHLFTAADGDLTFHARVPDTAVHRWLASVTDTALVRDVSVELLSNVDWSPSVGGTEFALECAECGNTVTSEGVSARVGDSVYNFCCTSCEGRFRNRYERLEEGA, encoded by the coding sequence ATGCGCGACCTCGACGATACGGACATGGAGATACTGCGCGCCCTCGCCGACGACGCCCGCCGGTCGTTCGCCGACATCGGCGAGCAGGTCGGCCTCTCCGGCCCTGCCGTCTCCGACCGGGTGAAGCGACTGCAGGAGGTCGGCGTCGTCCGCGGGTTCACGGTCGACGTGGACCGGTCGCAACTCCGCGAGGGGACGCCCGTCCTGGTGCGCCTCGAACTCGACGCCGGGATGGCCGACGCGGTGAAGGCAGACCTGCGCGAGGCCGAGGCGGTCGAACACCTGTTCACGGCGGCCGACGGCGACCTGACGTTCCACGCCCGGGTGCCGGACACGGCGGTCCACCGGTGGCTCGCCTCGGTGACCGACACGGCCCTCGTCCGGGACGTCTCGGTCGAACTGCTGTCGAACGTGGACTGGTCGCCGAGCGTCGGCGGCACCGAGTTCGCGCTCGAGTGCGCCGAGTGCGGCAACACCGTCACCAGCGAGGGTGTCTCCGCCAGGGTCGGCGACTCCGTCTACAACTTCTGCTGTACGTCCTGCGAGGGCCGGTTCCGGAACCGGTACGAGCGTCTGGAGGAAGGGGCGTGA
- a CDS encoding heavy metal translocating P-type ATPase, translating to MPERTIQLEISGMSCANCSNTVQDALTSLDGVREASVNFATDAGSVTYESSEVSLAAVLDAIRDAGYEPVTESTTVGITDMSCANCAETIDDALERTPGIVRADVNFATDEASIEYVPDVVSRADLYQAIEDSGYTPVRDESGEGEDEARESARDAEIRKQKRLTLIGAAFSLPLLFMLVEHLFFPGVLPAAVPGTGLSIGWVAFALATPVQYLLGKPFYANSYKSLVKNRTANMDVLIALGSSTAYFYSLGVLVFAIEGAGLYFDTAALILVFITLGNYLEARSKGQASEALRSLLEMEADTATVVEDDGTEREVPLEDVQVGDRMKVRPGEKIPTDGVVVEGDSAVDESMVTGESVPVSKEPGDEVVGSTINENGVLVVEATKVGEDTAIQQIVQTVKEAQSRQPEIQNLADRISAYFVPAVIVNALFWGAVWYLAPEALAGVVNALPLWGVILGGPAAIGAQEFAIIVFASAVLIACPCALGLATPAATMVGTTIGAQNGVLFKGGDVLERVRDVETVVFDKTGTLTTGEMRLTDVVVVDPPRADGAGAATTDPETLDEEFVLRMAAAAEQNSEHPLAQAIVAGAEERGIDLPDSTDFENVPGKGIVATVEGRAVRVGKRELLQEAGIDTDPAEDAMDRLESEGKTAMLVAVDDELAGVVADADTIKDSATDAVAALHDRGVAVHMITGDNERTARAVAEQVGIDPANVRAGVLPEDKADAVDAIQQDGTKAMMVGDGVNDAPALATAYVGTAIGSGTDVAIEAADVTLMRDDPLDVVKAIRISDGTLQKIKQNLFWALGYNTAMIPLASLGLLQPVLAAGAMALSSVSVLTNSLLFRRYTPDHDYELFGWLR from the coding sequence ATGCCAGAGCGGACGATACAACTCGAGATATCGGGCATGTCCTGTGCCAACTGCTCGAACACGGTGCAGGACGCCCTCACGTCGCTCGACGGGGTGCGCGAGGCGTCGGTCAACTTCGCGACCGACGCCGGGAGTGTCACCTACGAGTCGAGCGAGGTGTCGCTGGCCGCGGTCCTCGACGCTATCCGGGACGCGGGCTACGAGCCCGTCACGGAGTCGACGACCGTCGGTATCACCGACATGTCGTGTGCGAACTGTGCGGAGACCATCGACGACGCCCTCGAACGGACCCCCGGAATCGTCCGGGCGGACGTGAACTTCGCGACCGACGAGGCCAGCATCGAGTACGTCCCCGATGTGGTCTCCCGTGCCGACCTCTACCAGGCCATCGAGGATTCGGGCTACACGCCGGTCCGCGACGAGTCCGGCGAGGGCGAGGACGAGGCGCGCGAGTCGGCCCGCGACGCCGAGATTCGCAAGCAGAAGCGGCTGACGCTCATCGGGGCCGCCTTCTCGCTCCCGCTGCTGTTCATGCTCGTCGAGCACCTGTTCTTCCCCGGCGTGCTGCCCGCGGCGGTGCCGGGCACCGGCCTGTCCATCGGCTGGGTCGCCTTCGCGCTCGCGACGCCGGTCCAGTACCTGCTCGGCAAGCCGTTCTACGCCAACTCCTACAAGTCGCTGGTGAAGAACCGGACCGCGAACATGGACGTGCTCATCGCGCTCGGGTCGTCGACGGCGTACTTCTACAGCCTCGGCGTGCTCGTCTTCGCGATAGAGGGTGCCGGCCTCTACTTCGACACGGCCGCGCTCATCCTCGTGTTCATCACGCTCGGGAACTACCTCGAGGCGCGCTCGAAGGGGCAGGCCAGCGAGGCGCTTCGCTCCCTGCTGGAGATGGAGGCCGACACCGCGACCGTCGTCGAGGATGACGGGACCGAACGCGAGGTCCCCCTCGAGGACGTGCAGGTCGGCGACCGGATGAAGGTCCGGCCCGGCGAGAAGATTCCCACCGACGGCGTCGTCGTGGAGGGCGACTCGGCCGTGGACGAGTCCATGGTCACCGGTGAGTCCGTCCCCGTGTCGAAGGAGCCCGGCGACGAGGTCGTCGGCTCGACCATCAACGAGAACGGCGTGCTCGTCGTCGAGGCGACGAAGGTGGGCGAGGACACGGCCATCCAGCAGATCGTCCAGACGGTCAAGGAGGCCCAGTCCCGCCAGCCCGAGATCCAGAACCTCGCGGACCGCATCTCGGCGTACTTCGTCCCCGCGGTCATCGTCAACGCGCTGTTCTGGGGGGCGGTGTGGTACCTCGCCCCCGAGGCCCTCGCCGGGGTCGTGAACGCCCTGCCCCTCTGGGGGGTCATCCTGGGCGGGCCGGCCGCCATCGGCGCCCAGGAGTTCGCCATCATCGTGTTCGCCTCGGCGGTCCTCATCGCCTGCCCCTGTGCCCTCGGGCTCGCGACCCCCGCGGCCACCATGGTCGGGACGACCATCGGCGCCCAGAACGGCGTCCTGTTCAAGGGCGGTGACGTGCTGGAGCGCGTTCGGGACGTCGAGACCGTCGTCTTCGACAAGACCGGCACCCTCACCACCGGCGAGATGCGCCTGACCGACGTGGTCGTCGTGGACCCGCCCCGGGCCGACGGCGCGGGCGCGGCCACCACCGACCCCGAGACGCTGGACGAGGAGTTCGTCCTCCGGATGGCCGCCGCCGCCGAGCAGAACAGCGAGCACCCGCTCGCCCAGGCCATCGTCGCGGGCGCCGAAGAGCGCGGCATCGACCTCCCCGACTCGACGGACTTCGAGAACGTCCCCGGGAAGGGCATCGTCGCCACCGTCGAGGGCCGTGCGGTCCGGGTCGGCAAGCGCGAACTGCTCCAGGAGGCCGGCATCGACACCGACCCCGCCGAGGACGCGATGGACCGCCTCGAGAGCGAGGGGAAGACCGCGATGCTGGTCGCCGTGGACGACGAACTGGCCGGCGTCGTCGCCGACGCCGACACCATCAAGGACTCCGCGACGGACGCCGTCGCCGCCCTCCACGACCGCGGCGTCGCGGTCCACATGATCACCGGCGACAACGAGCGCACCGCCCGCGCCGTCGCCGAGCAGGTCGGCATCGACCCGGCGAACGTCCGGGCCGGCGTCCTCCCCGAGGACAAGGCCGACGCGGTCGACGCCATCCAGCAGGACGGCACGAAGGCCATGATGGTCGGCGACGGCGTGAACGACGCGCCCGCCCTCGCCACCGCCTACGTCGGCACCGCCATCGGCTCCGGGACCGACGTGGCCATCGAGGCCGCCGACGTGACCCTGATGCGCGACGACCCGCTCGACGTGGTGAAGGCCATCCGCATCTCCGACGGCACGCTCCAGAAGATCAAGCAGAACCTCTTCTGGGCGCTCGGCTACAACACCGCGATGATCCCGCTGGCCTCGCTCGGCCTGCTCCAGCCCGTGCTGGCGGCCGGCGCGATGGCGCTCTCGTCGGTCTCGGTGCTCACGAACAGCCTGCTGTTCCGGCGCTACACGCCCGACCACGACTACGAGCTGTTCGGCTGGCTGCGCTGA
- a CDS encoding 2-oxo acid dehydrogenase subunit E2 → MNNRAPGAERVSPQQRFTADYMRVAGTRSNVHGLVEVDVTAARERLRTIETETGTALSFTAFVVGCLATAVAEQPRVHRYRDWRGRVHEFEEVDVNVLVEREVDGDRAGVPHVIRGADRRSVRSIHDEIRAVQADASTRSEGRLARLARRLPGFVRRQIWRLPRVSPERWKRLAGTVAVTSVGMFGTGNGWAISPTNYTLQLTVGGIGTRPRLVDGELESREYLSLTVTFDHDVVDGAPAARFVQRLGEHLEAGTGLDTAAAE, encoded by the coding sequence ATGAACAACCGAGCGCCCGGCGCCGAGCGCGTGTCCCCGCAGCAGCGATTCACGGCGGACTACATGCGGGTGGCGGGCACCCGGAGCAACGTCCACGGCCTGGTGGAGGTCGACGTCACCGCGGCCAGAGAGCGCCTGCGGACCATCGAGACGGAGACCGGCACGGCCCTCTCGTTCACGGCCTTCGTCGTCGGCTGTCTGGCGACGGCCGTGGCGGAACAGCCACGGGTCCATCGCTACCGGGACTGGCGCGGGCGGGTCCACGAGTTCGAGGAGGTGGACGTGAACGTCCTGGTCGAGCGGGAGGTCGACGGCGACCGCGCCGGCGTCCCCCACGTCATCCGGGGGGCTGACCGGCGGTCTGTCCGGTCGATCCACGACGAGATCCGCGCCGTCCAGGCGGACGCCTCGACGCGTTCCGAGGGCAGGCTCGCCCGGCTCGCCCGGCGCCTGCCCGGCTTCGTTCGCAGGCAGATATGGCGGCTTCCGCGGGTGTCACCGGAACGATGGAAGCGCCTCGCCGGCACCGTCGCCGTCACGTCGGTCGGGATGTTCGGCACCGGGAACGGGTGGGCCATCAGCCCGACGAACTACACGCTCCAGCTCACCGTCGGCGGTATCGGGACCAGACCGCGCCTCGTCGACGGCGAACTCGAGTCACGGGAGTACCTGAGCCTCACCGTCACCTTCGACCACGACGTGGTCGACGGGGCGCCGGCCGCGCGGTTCGTCCAGCGCCTCGGGGAGCATCTCGAAGCCGGGACCGGGCTGGACACCGCGGCGGCCGAGTGA